A part of Lacerta agilis isolate rLacAgi1 chromosome 7, rLacAgi1.pri, whole genome shotgun sequence genomic DNA contains:
- the SNX5 gene encoding sorting nexin-5, with protein MSVAAKEQLPREVEEKGSREKMRSVSVDLNIDPSLQIDIPDALSEKDKVKFTVHTKTTLPVFQSTEFSVTRQHEDFEWLHDTFIETEEYAGLIIPPAPAKPDFDGPREKMHKLGEGELSMTKEEFAKMKQELEAEYLAVFKKTVSSHEVFLQRISAHPLLSQDHNFHVFLEYDQDLSVRRKNTKEMFGGFFKVMVKSADEVLFSGVKEVDDFFGQEKTFLVNYYNRIKDACAKADKMTRAHKNVADDYIHTSACLNSLALEEPTTIKKYLVKISELFEKLRKVENRVSSDEDLKLTELLRYYMLNIEAAKDLLYRRTRALVEYENSNKALDKARLKSKDVQLAEAHQQECCQRFEKLSESAKQELINFKQKRIAAFRKNLIEMSELEIKHAKNNVSLIQSCIDLLKKN; from the exons ATGTCTGTGGCCGCGAAGGAGCAGCTGCCGCgggaggtggaggagaagggGAGCCGGGAGAAG ATGAGATCTGTGTCTGTGGATCTAAATATTGACCCTTCACTGCAGATTGATATCCCTGATGCTCTCAGTGAAAAAGACAAAGTGAAATTCACAGTCCATACTAAG ACTACACTGCCAGTTTTTCAGAGCACAGAATTCTCAGTTACAAGACAGCATGAAGATTTTGAGTGGCTGCATGACACATTTATTGAGACAGAAGAGTATGCAGGACTAATT ATTCCTCCAGCACCTGCAAAGCCTGACTTTGATGGCCCCAGAGAGAAGATGCATAAGCTTGGGGAAGGAGAACTGTCTATGACAAAAGAGGAATTTGCCAAAATGAAGCAAGAGCTGGAAGC GGAGTACCTTGCGGTCTTCAAGAAAACCGTATCGTCACATGAAGTCTTCCTTCAGCGAATTTCTGCCCACCCTCTTCTCAGCCAAGATCACAACTTTCATGTCTTCCTTGAGTATGATCAGGAT CTAAGCGTTCggaggaaaaacacaaaagaaatgtTTGGTGGCTTCTTCAAAGTCATGGTGAAGAGCGCTGACGAAGTTCTATTCTCTGGAGTTAAA GAAGTAGATGATTTCTTTGGACAAGAGAAGACATTTCTTGTAAACTACTACAACAGAATCAAGGATGCATGTGCAAAGGCAGATAAGATGACAAGAGCTCATAAAA ATGTTGCAGATGACTATATTCATACTTCAGCTTGCTTAAATAGTCTGGCTCTAGAAGAACCAACTACCATTAAAAA GTACTTGGTGAAAATTTCTGAGCTCTTTGAGAAACTCCGg AAAGTAGAGAATCGTGTTTCTTCTGATGAAGATTTGAAACTAACAGAATTACTAAGATATTATATGCTCAATATAGAAGCAGCAAAA GATCTCTTGTACAGACGTACACGGGCCCTTGTGGAGTATGAAAATTCAAATAAAGCTTTGGATAAAGCTAGGTTGAAAAGCAAAGATGTCCAGTTGGCAGAAGCACATCAGCAAGAATGCTGTCAAAGATTTGAGAAACTTTCTGAATCTGCAAAACAAG AACTGATCAACTTCAAACAGAAGCGAATAGCAGCATTTCGTAAAAATCTAATTGAAATGTCTGAGCTCGAGATCAAGCATGCAAAG AATAATGTTTCTCTCATACAAAGCTGCATTGACTTGTTAAAGAAGAACTGA
- the BANF2 gene encoding barrier-to-autointegration factor-like protein, producing MAIRSGKFQDFVSEPMGDKPIIMVDGINEELGAKLAAKGFDKAYILLGQFLLLKKECATFQKWLKLSYGASSYQAERCALCLLEWCYTFL from the exons ATGGCTATCAGAAGCGGGAAATTCCAGGACTTTGTATCTGAGCCTATGGGCGACAAACCTATTATAATGGTAGATGGCATAAATGAGGAGCTTGGAGCCAAACTAGCAGCAAAGGGCTTTGACAAG GCATACATCCTCCTGGGCCAGTTCCTCCTCTTGAAGAAGGAGTGTGCTACATTTCAAAAGTGGTTGAAGTTATCCTATGGAGCCAGCAGCTACCAGGCTGAGCGCTGTGCCCTCTGTCTCTTGGAGTGGTGCTACACGTTCCTGTAG